In a single window of the Acetivibrio clariflavus DSM 19732 genome:
- a CDS encoding helix-turn-helix domain-containing protein translates to MSKDISIGLKIKAIREARGLSQIEVVERLAEKGINMSRETLSKIENGNRTVSAVELNSICKVLNIDINILFEDEEDDDLVTLFRKKNFSEKTIEEVEKLQDMIKMFVYQKKIYNGEFKLQKRKPLWEEC, encoded by the coding sequence ATGTCAAAGGATATTTCCATTGGATTAAAAATAAAGGCTATTAGAGAGGCAAGGGGATTAAGCCAGATTGAGGTAGTAGAAAGACTTGCTGAAAAGGGTATTAACATGAGCAGGGAAACATTGAGCAAAATAGAAAACGGCAACAGGACTGTATCGGCTGTGGAGTTAAATTCCATATGCAAAGTTCTGAATATAGATATAAACATTCTTTTTGAAGATGAAGAAGACGATGACTTAGTTACGCTATTCAGAAAGAAAAATTTTTCGGAAAAAACGATTGAAGAAGTTGAGAAACTCCAGGATATGATAAAGATGTTTGTTTACCAAAAGAAAATATACAATGGAGAGTTTAAACTACAAAAGAGAAAGCCACTGTGGGAGGAGTGTTAA
- a CDS encoding ImmA/IrrE family metallo-endopeptidase, translating into MLKLQKNNLNLPEESFRLQIKDLAEEVRIKFARKGLSDIFDILSEAAFLIRKPLDTDELSGFTTYFEGQFIVYLNSNFTLGHERYTGAHELYHLIYNADILKKEKILLNDEKHKEEDAKADVFASEFLMPEDYVKEVFYKIVNVDKNSILPRHIIRMHNYFKVSYKAMLKRLIQLNLCSIDKYEELVDICSLGNTEQLQSLTIREGYSIDLITPSKETYVPKEYIEFIKTNYERGNISYKNMKTSLEFIGLAPEQFGYEYPLEEDY; encoded by the coding sequence GTGTTAAAATTGCAAAAGAATAATTTGAATCTCCCAGAGGAATCCTTCAGACTGCAAATCAAAGATTTAGCAGAAGAAGTAAGAATAAAATTTGCAAGGAAAGGGCTTTCTGATATATTTGATATTTTATCAGAGGCTGCATTTTTAATAAGAAAACCATTGGATACAGATGAATTATCAGGGTTTACTACCTATTTTGAGGGACAGTTTATTGTCTATTTAAACAGCAATTTTACTTTGGGACATGAACGCTATACTGGCGCCCATGAACTATACCATCTTATTTATAATGCCGACATCCTGAAAAAAGAAAAAATCCTTTTGAATGATGAAAAGCATAAAGAGGAAGATGCGAAAGCGGATGTATTTGCTTCCGAATTTTTAATGCCTGAGGACTATGTAAAAGAAGTATTTTATAAAATTGTTAATGTAGATAAAAACAGTATTTTGCCAAGGCATATCATTAGAATGCACAATTATTTTAAAGTAAGTTATAAGGCTATGTTAAAAAGGCTTATCCAACTTAATTTATGCTCTATTGACAAATATGAGGAACTGGTAGACATCTGTTCACTGGGAAATACGGAACAACTCCAATCTTTAACCATACGGGAAGGCTACAGTATAGACTTGATAACTCCATCAAAAGAAACATATGTGCCAAAAGAATATATTGAGTTTATAAAAACCAACTACGAAAGAGGGAATATTTCATACAAGAACATGAAAACCAGCCTTGAATTTATCGGACTGGCTCCTGAACAATTCGGATATGAGTATCCCTTGGAAGAGGACTATTAA